From a single Acidobacteriota bacterium genomic region:
- a CDS encoding cobalamin-binding protein — protein MQYKIFNLIAGQTKLRVFAIFMAMVFCAACITKPEKSTNQITITDELGRTLHVVANPQRIVSLAPSVTETLFALGVDEKVVGVTSYCDYPQAAKSKVKVGDTLRPNLERIIALKPDLVIISTSSQLEVFVKLLEEAGIPVYVNNPRTLEETINSIQRLGEISGASAQGKELAETLRARIALVHSRIQADKPPKVFIMLGAEPLITAGGKSFINDLVTQAGGISISRDESADYPQYSLETVIARQPEVIFLQAGDEKLPARLQKTPAARNGKVFHINDDLLLRPGPRIVDGLEDMAAKINSK, from the coding sequence TGGTGTTTTGTGCCGCCTGTATTACCAAGCCGGAAAAATCAACCAATCAGATAACCATCACCGATGAGTTAGGGCGAACCCTTCATGTTGTTGCCAATCCGCAGAGAATCGTGTCATTGGCTCCTTCAGTAACTGAAACCCTTTTTGCGCTTGGGGTGGATGAAAAGGTTGTCGGGGTAACCAGTTATTGTGATTATCCCCAGGCAGCTAAAAGCAAAGTGAAAGTTGGCGATACCCTGCGCCCGAACCTCGAAAGAATTATCGCGCTCAAACCCGACCTGGTGATTATCTCCACCTCAAGCCAACTTGAAGTGTTCGTCAAATTGCTCGAAGAGGCAGGCATTCCGGTTTACGTGAATAACCCGCGCACCCTGGAAGAAACCATCAATTCAATTCAACGATTAGGTGAAATTTCAGGCGCGAGCGCGCAAGGCAAGGAATTAGCCGAAACCCTTCGCGCCCGCATTGCGCTGGTTCATTCACGCATTCAAGCTGATAAACCACCAAAGGTTTTCATCATGCTGGGCGCTGAACCACTGATTACTGCTGGCGGGAAAAGTTTCATCAACGATCTGGTTACTCAGGCGGGGGGCATTTCGATTTCAAGGGATGAATCGGCTGACTACCCGCAATACAGTCTGGAAACGGTTATCGCCAGGCAGCCGGAGGTGATTTTTTTACAGGCGGGGGACGAGAAATTACCCGCGCGATTACAGAAAACTCCGGCGGCGCGAAATGGTAAAGTTTTTCATATCAATGATGATCTGTTGCTGAGACCCGGACCACGTATTGTCGATGGTCTGGAAGATATGGCTGCAAAAATCAATTCAAAGTGA